The Buttiauxella selenatireducens genome has a window encoding:
- a CDS encoding TCR/Tet family MFS transporter: MNKPLIVIFTTIALDAVGIGLIFPILPSLLKEITHSGNVAIYIGTLTALYAVMQFVFAPVLGTLSDRIGRRPVMLLSLGGAAVNYVFLAFSPSLALLFVGRAIAGMTSANISVATAYLTDISAPDKRARHFGLLNAMFGIGFIIGPVLGGMLGDYWVRLPFIAAAVLNGANFLLALLVLPESHQPERKKLNFSALNPLLPFRWVCSMKGLMPVVLTFFILSATGEAYGICWALWGFDAFGWNGFWIGLSLGAFGLCQALVQVFLPGPAARLFGERGAVFVGISCACIALVSIAFVRESWMVFAIMPLFALGGIGTPALQALATRQVDAQSQGQFQGVLASAVSLASIIAPLFFSAFYFAVQKQWPGAIWLSVVAVYLIAIPLVMLGTRRPTEATA, encoded by the coding sequence ATGAATAAACCACTTATCGTTATTTTCACGACTATTGCCCTTGATGCGGTTGGCATTGGGCTAATCTTTCCGATTCTTCCTTCGCTGCTAAAAGAGATAACGCACAGTGGGAACGTCGCCATTTATATCGGCACGCTGACTGCTTTGTATGCCGTGATGCAGTTCGTGTTTGCACCTGTGCTCGGCACTCTCAGCGACCGTATTGGCCGCAGGCCCGTCATGCTGTTGTCCCTCGGCGGTGCGGCAGTAAATTACGTGTTTCTCGCCTTCTCGCCCAGTCTGGCATTACTGTTTGTGGGGCGCGCCATTGCAGGAATGACGAGCGCCAATATCTCCGTCGCTACCGCTTATCTCACCGATATATCTGCACCAGACAAGCGTGCCCGGCATTTCGGTCTACTCAACGCAATGTTCGGTATCGGTTTTATCATCGGCCCGGTTCTGGGAGGCATGCTTGGTGATTATTGGGTCCGTCTGCCCTTTATCGCCGCAGCGGTACTCAACGGGGCTAATTTCCTGCTCGCGCTGTTGGTTTTGCCTGAGTCCCATCAGCCTGAACGCAAGAAACTGAATTTTTCAGCACTTAACCCTCTGCTCCCGTTTCGCTGGGTGTGTTCTATGAAAGGACTGATGCCGGTGGTGCTGACGTTCTTTATTCTCAGTGCCACAGGTGAGGCGTACGGGATTTGCTGGGCGCTATGGGGTTTTGATGCTTTTGGCTGGAATGGTTTTTGGATAGGTTTATCGCTTGGCGCATTTGGTTTGTGCCAGGCACTGGTTCAGGTGTTTCTGCCCGGCCCTGCGGCAAGGTTATTTGGTGAACGAGGTGCTGTATTCGTTGGGATCAGCTGCGCCTGCATTGCACTGGTTAGCATCGCCTTTGTACGTGAAAGCTGGATGGTGTTCGCAATTATGCCGCTATTTGCATTAGGTGGCATCGGGACGCCAGCGCTTCAGGCTCTGGCAACCCGGCAAGTCGATGCGCAAAGTCAGGGGCAATTCCAGGGCGTTCTGGCCTCCGCCGTGAGTCTCGCGTCCATCATCGCCCCGCTGTTCTTCTCTGCATTCTATTTTGCAGTACAGAAACAGTGGCCCGGCGCTATCTGGCTTTCAGTCGTAGCCGTTTATTTGATAGCCATTCCTCTGGTGATGTTGGGTACACGCAGACCCACGGAAGCGACCGCCTGA
- a CDS encoding ABC transporter ATP-binding protein yields MNAPTSENVLSVRDLTLFFTGKTPQVDAVSFEVYAGEFVSIIGPNGSGKSTLLRLIINELQPACGEIVFQGKMLRTMTPMERARRVALLTQHDNADLRLTVNEYVALGRIPWQAERPKTEHDDAIADAIHDVGIAHLKQVALGKLSGGERQRAGFARVLAQQPTLLLLDEPTNHLDPLARHQLLSLVKRKNITTVAILHDLELIQPFCDQVIMMNAGRLVCRGTPAEVLDSPWLEKVFGMQSLHVIHPKSGKTVRIFEALASEID; encoded by the coding sequence ATGAATGCGCCAACCTCTGAAAACGTGCTATCCGTTCGCGATCTCACACTCTTTTTTACCGGTAAAACGCCGCAGGTCGATGCCGTCTCTTTTGAGGTTTACGCCGGAGAGTTTGTCTCGATTATCGGTCCAAATGGCAGTGGGAAATCGACACTCCTGCGACTCATCATCAATGAGTTGCAGCCTGCCTGCGGTGAGATAGTCTTTCAGGGCAAAATGCTGCGCACCATGACGCCGATGGAACGCGCGCGTCGCGTTGCGCTGCTAACCCAACATGACAATGCTGATTTACGGCTGACGGTAAATGAGTATGTGGCGTTGGGGCGCATTCCGTGGCAGGCCGAACGCCCGAAAACGGAACATGACGACGCGATTGCCGATGCCATTCATGATGTTGGCATCGCTCACCTGAAACAGGTGGCGCTGGGGAAATTATCCGGCGGCGAACGACAACGCGCGGGCTTTGCCCGTGTGCTGGCGCAACAACCGACGTTACTCTTACTCGATGAGCCGACAAATCATCTCGACCCACTCGCCCGCCATCAGTTACTCAGCCTCGTTAAGCGCAAAAACATCACCACCGTGGCGATATTGCACGATCTTGAATTGATTCAACCGTTTTGCGACCAGGTGATCATGATGAATGCAGGCCGTCTGGTTTGTCGTGGTACCCCTGCGGAGGTGTTGGATTCTCCCTGGCTTGAGAAGGTTTTCGGTATGCAAAGCCTGCACGTGATTCATCCCAAAAGCGGCAAAACAGTGCGCATCTTTGAAGCACTGGCCTCTGAAATTGATTGA
- a CDS encoding ABC transporter substrate-binding protein, with product MKTLMLVAALLAAMTFRAGASGFPVTVDNCGKPLTFNAAPKRMVVHDINMSEMAFELHLQPEIVGITGISGWYKNIPDFTRLQGNIPELAPKYPSMETLLAARPDLVFSGWNYGLRGDVTPQALAKFGIKTLILTESCNHVNNHRARANMDLLYGDMERLGKVFGKEEDALKRVDSWKNQVADINKKTAGRKPVRVFLYDSGEDKPYTSGAYAMPTAIIEAAGGKNVMDTLDKSWTTTNWESVAATQPEFIILMDYQSDFNGGADGLERFLEQHPLMKNTPAVLHHRYLRLKYQEMTPGPANITAITKIARALYPDAFNG from the coding sequence ATGAAAACATTAATGCTTGTTGCGGCACTCTTAGCCGCGATGACCTTCCGTGCCGGTGCCTCCGGTTTTCCGGTAACGGTCGATAACTGCGGAAAACCGCTGACCTTTAACGCCGCCCCAAAACGCATGGTCGTTCATGACATCAATATGTCAGAGATGGCGTTTGAGCTACATCTGCAACCTGAAATTGTCGGCATTACGGGCATTTCCGGTTGGTACAAAAATATCCCGGACTTTACCCGTTTACAGGGCAACATCCCTGAACTCGCGCCCAAATATCCCTCCATGGAAACACTGCTGGCCGCCAGGCCTGATCTGGTTTTTTCCGGCTGGAACTACGGTTTACGCGGCGATGTAACGCCACAGGCGTTGGCAAAATTCGGTATCAAAACGCTTATTCTCACCGAAAGCTGTAATCACGTTAATAACCATCGCGCACGGGCCAACATGGATTTGCTGTACGGCGATATGGAACGTCTGGGCAAAGTCTTTGGCAAAGAAGAAGATGCGCTCAAGCGGGTGGATAGCTGGAAAAATCAGGTTGCCGATATCAATAAGAAAACCGCAGGACGCAAACCGGTGCGGGTTTTCCTTTACGACTCAGGCGAAGATAAACCGTATACCAGCGGTGCTTACGCCATGCCAACCGCGATTATCGAAGCGGCGGGTGGTAAAAATGTCATGGATACGCTGGATAAAAGCTGGACAACCACCAACTGGGAAAGTGTCGCGGCAACGCAGCCAGAATTCATCATTCTGATGGATTATCAGTCGGACTTTAACGGCGGCGCAGACGGCCTGGAACGGTTCCTCGAGCAGCATCCGTTAATGAAAAATACCCCTGCGGTGCTTCATCACCGTTACCTGAGACTTAAATATCAGGAGATGACGCCCGGCCCTGCCAATATCACCGCCATCACTAAAATCGCCCGTGCGCTTTATCCGGACGCGTTTAACGGATGA
- a CDS encoding FecCD family ABC transporter permease — protein MIADKRFLLVWLVAPFLLAGLTLASVAKGSVPLSFSDVLTALNVIPGDVSPMIKSIVLELRLPRTLLGMMAGAGLALVGSLLQTTTRNDLADPFLFGLSSGASAGVVLVITRLGDSLGAWTLPVAAFVGGMLSAAAVMIIFMSQSHKGTEKLIICGLAVSFLFGALTNYLIFSGDQRAASNALFWALGGLGLARWDNLGFAAIALLLLTTLISLRWRSLDGLLAGEQTAGSLGINVLRLRTEVFLCCSIATAILVSLTGVIGFVGLMVPHLARPFSGVRHRRLLPLVGVLGAILLSAGDILSRTLTAPQELPIGIITAGVGGLFVLFILLRRAN, from the coding sequence ATGATCGCCGATAAACGTTTTTTACTGGTGTGGCTTGTGGCCCCGTTTTTACTGGCGGGACTGACTCTGGCAAGCGTTGCGAAAGGCAGTGTTCCGCTCTCTTTTTCCGACGTACTGACCGCGCTGAACGTCATACCAGGAGACGTTTCGCCGATGATAAAAAGCATCGTACTGGAGCTGCGTTTGCCGCGCACGCTACTCGGGATGATGGCGGGAGCGGGCCTTGCGTTAGTGGGTTCGCTGCTACAAACCACCACGCGGAACGATTTGGCTGACCCTTTTTTATTTGGCTTATCTTCAGGGGCTTCTGCTGGCGTGGTGCTGGTGATCACGCGCCTGGGTGACAGCCTTGGGGCCTGGACACTGCCTGTCGCCGCCTTTGTCGGTGGGATGCTATCTGCGGCAGCCGTGATGATAATCTTTATGTCTCAGTCACATAAAGGAACGGAAAAGCTGATTATCTGCGGCCTGGCCGTGTCATTTTTGTTTGGGGCTCTTACCAACTACCTGATTTTTTCCGGTGACCAACGCGCGGCCAGTAACGCGCTGTTTTGGGCTCTGGGGGGATTGGGATTGGCCCGTTGGGATAATCTTGGTTTTGCGGCCATCGCACTGCTGTTGCTGACGACCTTAATTTCGTTACGCTGGCGTTCGTTGGATGGATTGCTGGCGGGTGAACAGACGGCAGGATCGTTAGGCATTAACGTTCTGCGCCTACGAACCGAAGTCTTTCTTTGCTGCTCAATCGCCACTGCAATCCTGGTTTCGCTTACCGGTGTTATCGGTTTTGTCGGGTTGATGGTGCCCCATCTGGCGCGGCCATTTTCTGGCGTACGGCATCGCAGATTGTTACCCCTGGTGGGCGTCCTGGGGGCAATTTTGCTGTCTGCCGGGGATATCCTTAGCCGAACGCTCACCGCCCCCCAGGAGCTGCCGATTGGGATCATCACCGCAGGTGTCGGCGGTCTGTTCGTTCTGTTTATTCTGCTGCGACGGGCGAACTAG
- a CDS encoding RrF2 family transcriptional regulator, with translation MAFYSSGVEYGIHSLMCLVDSKGDGREMSVREIAELQNVPYDYLAKIFTKLSKANLVESTEGKGGGFRLAKPADQITVLDIVAAIDGEKSIFDCKEIRQRMAIFDEPAPAWACEGICGVRQVMLVAQQRMEEALAQHTVLDLARRMFRKAPEALPIQIEEWIGRRRNDA, from the coding sequence ATGGCATTTTACAGTTCTGGCGTGGAGTACGGCATCCATAGCTTAATGTGTTTGGTTGATAGCAAAGGCGATGGGCGCGAGATGAGTGTGCGCGAAATAGCAGAATTGCAAAACGTGCCGTATGACTATCTGGCCAAGATTTTTACCAAACTGTCTAAAGCAAACCTTGTGGAAAGTACCGAAGGAAAAGGCGGGGGATTTCGGCTGGCGAAACCGGCTGACCAGATTACCGTGTTGGATATCGTCGCCGCCATTGATGGCGAAAAATCGATTTTCGACTGCAAGGAAATCCGCCAACGCATGGCGATATTCGATGAACCAGCCCCCGCCTGGGCTTGCGAAGGAATATGCGGCGTGAGGCAAGTTATGCTGGTGGCTCAACAACGCATGGAAGAGGCGCTTGCGCAGCATACCGTGCTGGATTTAGCGCGGCGTATGTTCAGAAAAGCACCGGAAGCGTTGCCTATACAGATTGAAGAGTGGATTGGCCGTCGTCGAAATGATGCATGA
- a CDS encoding NAD(P)/FAD-dependent oxidoreductase, translated as MKQQVLILGAGFAGMWAALSAARLTDLHDRGDIEITVLAPQPELRIRPRFYEAGVESFAAPLLPLFAATGVKFIAGSAREIDVASKQVWYHTTQDQLAVINYDKLVLATGSHINPIFPGAKEHAFDVDQLESAARLEKHLNQLAQQPASEARNTVVVCGGGFTGIELATELPARLRAILGDAAPIRVVIADRSPVVGGRYSEELCHVIKQASDELGVEWMLNAEIEAIDERGVTFKNGDFIASNTVVMTMGVQASPLTAQIPATRDAQGRLHVDQSLKVVGQPDIYATGDVAYARTDEKGNTALMTCQHAIMLGRFVGNNVAADMLGVAPLPYSQVNYVTCLDLGGWGAVYTEGWDQVVKSTRAEAKKIKIAITSELIYPPKAEKEVAFAAADPLAPFV; from the coding sequence ATGAAACAGCAAGTACTTATCTTGGGCGCAGGGTTTGCAGGAATGTGGGCAGCATTGAGCGCGGCACGCTTAACAGATCTTCACGATCGTGGTGATATTGAAATTACCGTGCTGGCTCCACAGCCTGAATTGCGTATTCGCCCGCGTTTTTATGAAGCCGGAGTGGAGAGTTTTGCCGCCCCGCTGTTGCCGCTGTTTGCTGCAACAGGGGTGAAATTTATTGCCGGTTCCGCGCGTGAAATTGATGTCGCCAGCAAGCAGGTTTGGTACCACACAACACAAGATCAACTGGCCGTCATTAACTACGACAAGCTGGTATTAGCGACCGGCAGCCATATCAACCCCATTTTCCCTGGCGCTAAAGAACACGCATTCGATGTAGACCAACTGGAAAGCGCCGCTCGCCTGGAAAAACACCTCAACCAGCTAGCACAACAACCTGCCAGCGAAGCGCGCAACACCGTGGTCGTTTGCGGCGGCGGTTTCACCGGCATTGAATTAGCAACCGAATTACCGGCACGCTTACGCGCTATTTTGGGAGATGCTGCGCCAATACGTGTGGTTATCGCTGACCGCAGCCCGGTCGTCGGTGGGCGTTATAGCGAAGAATTGTGCCATGTCATCAAACAGGCCAGTGACGAACTGGGTGTGGAATGGATGCTCAATGCTGAAATTGAAGCCATTGACGAACGCGGCGTTACATTTAAAAACGGCGACTTTATTGCTTCAAACACCGTGGTTATGACCATGGGTGTGCAGGCCAGCCCGCTTACCGCTCAAATTCCTGCCACACGCGATGCACAGGGGCGTTTGCACGTTGACCAAAGCTTAAAAGTCGTCGGCCAACCGGACATTTACGCGACCGGAGATGTGGCTTATGCCCGCACCGATGAAAAAGGCAATACGGCTTTAATGACCTGCCAGCACGCGATTATGCTGGGGCGTTTTGTCGGTAACAACGTCGCCGCTGACATGCTGGGCGTGGCTCCATTACCCTACAGCCAGGTGAATTATGTGACTTGCCTGGATTTGGGTGGCTGGGGAGCGGTTTATACCGAAGGTTGGGATCAAGTGGTTAAATCGACGCGAGCAGAAGCGAAGAAAATTAAAATCGCTATCACCAGCGAATTGATCTACCCGCCAAAAGCCGAGAAAGAAGTGGCCTTTGCCGCGGCAGATCCGTTAGCGCCGTTTGTGTAA
- a CDS encoding VF530 family protein, translated as MTHSSKDPLHGMTLEAIVNALVARFGWEELAKRININCFKSDPSVKSSLKFLRRTPWARKEVEDLYIDMIETANEVSNDVPADSPWANWQGKKE; from the coding sequence ATGACCCACTCATCAAAAGACCCTCTGCATGGCATGACACTTGAAGCCATTGTGAATGCACTCGTTGCGCGTTTTGGATGGGAAGAACTGGCGAAACGGATCAATATCAATTGTTTTAAAAGTGACCCAAGCGTTAAATCCAGCCTCAAGTTTCTACGCCGCACCCCGTGGGCGCGTAAAGAAGTCGAAGATCTGTATATCGATATGATAGAGACAGCAAACGAGGTGTCGAACGATGTGCCTGCTGACAGCCCGTGGGCAAACTGGCAGGGTAAAAAAGAGTAG
- the dsbG gene encoding thiol:disulfide interchange protein DsbG has protein sequence MKHAVWTLSLALLTSTSLLAADAKIPAPISALQQQGFELKGEFKGPGDMPGYVMQFQGQGTTVFLTPDKQHAIMGNLVDAAGKNLSDAQVEKWVYAPMAKEMWQKLEKNKWIAAGKADAPQIVYAFADPYCPYCTQFWQNAQPWLNSGKVQLRVLMVGMLRPDSGQKAAAIMMSENPAKTLAEYENSKGKMTLAIPATIKPDITKALEANLALMDELGGSATPSIYYLNKEGRLQQHQGLPDEATMKVIMGDDK, from the coding sequence ATGAAACATGCCGTATGGACTCTGTCGCTTGCTCTGCTTACCAGTACTTCGCTACTGGCAGCGGACGCAAAAATCCCTGCACCGATTAGCGCCTTACAGCAGCAAGGATTTGAACTGAAAGGTGAATTTAAAGGCCCAGGGGATATGCCGGGTTACGTGATGCAATTTCAGGGACAAGGCACAACCGTGTTTCTGACGCCTGATAAACAACACGCGATCATGGGTAATCTGGTCGATGCCGCAGGTAAGAATCTCAGTGATGCTCAGGTAGAAAAATGGGTCTATGCGCCGATGGCCAAAGAGATGTGGCAAAAGCTCGAGAAGAATAAATGGATTGCGGCGGGCAAAGCCGACGCCCCACAAATTGTTTATGCTTTTGCCGATCCTTACTGCCCGTATTGCACCCAGTTTTGGCAAAATGCACAGCCGTGGCTGAACTCCGGCAAGGTACAACTGCGCGTTTTGATGGTCGGGATGCTTCGCCCTGACAGCGGTCAAAAAGCTGCTGCGATAATGATGTCTGAAAATCCGGCTAAAACGTTGGCCGAGTATGAGAACAGCAAGGGCAAAATGACGTTAGCCATTCCTGCGACCATCAAGCCAGACATCACCAAAGCGCTGGAAGCCAATCTGGCGTTGATGGACGAACTGGGTGGCAGTGCGACCCCATCTATTTATTACCTGAATAAAGAAGGCCGCCTGCAACAACATCAGGGTCTGCCCGACGAAGCAACCATGAAAGTCATTATGGGTGACGATAAATAG